In Henningerozyma blattae CBS 6284 chromosome 6, complete genome, the following are encoded in one genomic region:
- the TBLA0F00600 gene encoding uncharacterized protein produces the protein MEDISPILDIQNNQDLYFKLDENKFLSICDMYDHCEATRFILQENGKLVNKPMESKNLIIIGGIFGGLIGLLLLPFIISYTFWFLTRAILILISILKSIYSGDFCKTLKKYRDTMMGKREPDNSNTASDMPHMINCISNFLPKSNSNRTRINSIHERQQCNRLASSLETLPRYERRYFTTNNLLPHESQDQFDLPSYHTSYYLNAPLTQERTMNEENSNHSNNSDNRGIIQLPPKAVTIQNSRFLTEHPIYNDNLPSIQKSEGQILKNSVKDEDNVSVKDGVNVSVKYDEYGSNSDSIESSSGCSSSCHTVNSNSLSNSYD, from the coding sequence ATGGAGGACATTTCCCCTATATTAGATATTCAGAATAATCaagatttatattttaaacttgatgaaaataaatttctttcaatatGTGATATGTATGATCATTGTGAAGCCACTAGGTTTATTCTTCAAGAAAATGGCAAACTTGTGAATAAACCTATGGAGTccaagaatttaataataattgggGGGATTTTTGGTGGATTGATTGGATTACTACTTTTGCcctttattatttcctaTACTTTTTGGTTTTTGACCAGAGCAATCCTCATATTAATTTCgattttaaaatctatTTACTCAGGAGATTTTTGTAAAACATTGAAAAAGTATCGAGACACAATGATGGGTAAAAGAGAGCcagataattcaaatacagCATCTGATATGCCACATATGATAAACTGCATAAGTAATTTCTTAccaaaatcaaattcaaatagaaCTAGAATCAATAGTATACATGAAAGACAACAATGTAATAGACTTGCTTCTAGTTTGGAAACACTTCCTAGGTATGAAAGAAGATATTTCACAACTAATAATTTGCTTCCTCATGAATCTCAAGATCAGTTTGATTTACCTTCCTATCATACAAGTTACTATCTTAACGCTCCACTTACTCAAGAACGTACGATGAATGAAGAGAATTCAAAtcattctaataattctgaTAATAGAggaataattcaattaccCCCTAAAGCAGTTACAATTCAAAACTCCAGGTTTTTGACAGAACATCCCAtttataatgataatttgcCAAGTATTCAAAAATCAGAAGGtcaaatattgaagaatagtgttaaagatgaagataaCGTTAGTGTTAAAGACGGTGTAAACGTTAGTGTCAAATATGATGAGTATGGAAGTAATAGTGATAGTATAGAATCAAGCAGTGGTTGCAGTAGTAGTTGTCACACAGTTAATAGTAATTCTCTCTCAAATAGTTATGATTGA
- the TBLA0F00610 gene encoding RNA polymerase III-inhibiting protein MAF1 (similar to Saccharomyces cerevisiae MAF1 (YDR005C); ancestral locus Anc_3.197), with translation MKFIDELDIERLNQTLNFETNDCIISGGCDIFTTKAVASDRKLYKTIEDHLDVLLKENEQFNSLHSKDPRDSKETSPVESKDSTEEAANINSFWVQKRRISVSTDHHHHMHHNQVSNKLNQQNLKELIDNTSQSKPQRNTSNGDQAYLSSSSGETSTKQVNNKSTPTDKKVSKKKQNQKTRRHSSLNDAPPNISLGPFGPINEASSRKTFAYLIAILNASYPDHDFSLIEPTDFIQSNLITLKSKFENSLISMGNNTTIQQQLNNNINMWEILNNHMDLNDCLIYNYNPKEKSFLDDEPGNLWNQFWFLFNKKRKRVLFLYLICSRINRDLHSNNPSSSSLFPFHSNNFRALKNDAEGLLILDDHNRRKDLYEGEYDLTTEDANDFAIADDDIDVDIDDDDSDFDPLNN, from the coding sequence ATGAAATTCATTGATGAGTTGGATATCGAAAGATTAAACCAAACGCTTAATTTTGAAACCAACGATTGCATAATATCAGGAGGTTGTGACATTTTTACCACAAAGGCTGTTGCTTCAGATAGAAAACTTTACAAGACTATTGAAGACCACCTTGATGTTctattgaaagaaaatgaGCAATTCAATTCTCTCCATTCGAAAGACCCTAGAGATTCTAAAGAAACATCTCCGGTAGAATCCAAAGATTCTACAGAAGAAGCTGCtaatataaattctttCTGGGTccaaaaaagaagaatatcTGTATCTACTGaccatcatcatcatatgCATCACAATCAAGTgtctaataaattgaaccaacagaatttaaaagaacTTATAGATAATACTTCTCAAAGTAAGCCTCAAAGGAATACTTCAAACGGTGATCAAGCATACTTAAGTTCATCATCGGGAGAAACCTCAACAAAGCAAGTGAATAACAAATCTACTCCTACTGATAAGAAAGTTAGTAAGAAGaaacaaaatcaaaagaCAAGAAGACATTCTTCATTGAATGATGCACCTCCAAATATTAGTTTAGGCCCATTCGGGCCTATTAATGAAGCTTCTTCAAGAAAGACATTTGCCTACCTGATAGCCATCTTAAACGCATCCTATCCTGATCATGATTTTTCATTGATTGAACCTACTGATTTTATTCAATCAAATTTAATCACCTTGAAATCAAAATTCGAAAATTCTTTGATTTCTATGGGGAATAATACTACAATCCAACagcaattaaataataacattaataTGTGggaaatattgaataatcATATGGATTTAAATGATTGTCTCATATACAATTATAATCCAAAGGAAAAATCGTTCTTAGATGATGAACCTGGTAATCTCTGGAACCAATTCTGGTTCctctttaataaaaagaggAAAAGAGTTTTATTCTTGTATTTGATTTGCTCTAGAATTAATAGGGATTTACATTCAAATAATCCTTCTTCCTCTTCGCTATTCCCatttcattcaaataatttccgtgcattaaaaaatgatgCAGAGGGATTACTGATATTAGACGATCATAACCGTAGGAAAGATCTGTACGAAGGGGAATATGATTTAACTACAGAAGATGCAAATGACTTTGCTATAGCTGATGACGATATTGATGTAGATAtcgatgatgatgattcaGATTTTGATCCACTCAATAATTAG